The genomic interval AAAAATTAAAGAAGTTTAAAGTTGGTGCTTTGTTTATGCAAGCTGGAACAGGAAAGACTCAAGCAGCTGTTGGAATAATAAATTCAAGAACTGATATTGATAAAGTTTTGTGGTTTACTCCTTGTAGAACGAAAGATAACTTAAAAAATGAATTAGAAAAATGTTCTTTAAAATATGAAGTTGAAATAGTTGGAATTGAAACTTTGAGTAATTCAAAAAAAACTTATTATAATCTAATAACTAAATATTCTAATTGTAAATTCTTTTGTGTTGTAGATGAAAGTATAAAAATAAAAAATTATTCTTTAAGAACTCAAAGAATTACAAATATAGGAAAAAAAGCAAAATATCGTTTAATCTTAAATGGAACACCTCTTTCAAAAAATTACCTGGATCTATATAACCAGTTTAATTTTCTAAGTGAAAAAATTTTTAAAATGAATTATAACGAATTTTATAGCACATTTGTTATAGAAAAAAGAGTTGTTAAAAATCGTGTAATAAAAAAGCGATGGTTAGATGGCTTCACAAATCTTGATTATCTATTTAGTTTAATAAGTCCTTTCATTTATAAAAGTGACTTAAAGTTAGATGTAAAAAAAGAAACTAAAATAATTGAGTATAGGGCAGAAGATGAAATAATTGATGAATACTTACATTTAAAAGATATTTTTATAGAAGGGATTAAGACTGAAGATGGAAAACTATTAGGTAATCTTCAAAAGCTTCAACATTCCTATGCTGCAAGTTTGAATAAAAAAATAGAGTTAAAAGAGCTTTTAGATAGACTTAAAAATGAAGGTGTTGAAAATAAAAAGATAATTATATTTTATAAATATCTAGTTGAAGAAGAGTTACTAAGAAATGAA from Fusobacterium pseudoperiodonticum carries:
- a CDS encoding SNF2-related protein, with the translated sequence MRTYLPEQLNCMEKLKKFKVGALFMQAGTGKTQAAVGIINSRTDIDKVLWFTPCRTKDNLKNELEKCSLKYEVEIVGIETLSNSKKTYYNLITKYSNCKFFCVVDESIKIKNYSLRTQRITNIGKKAKYRLILNGTPLSKNYLDLYNQFNFLSEKIFKMNYNEFYSTFVIEKRVVKNRVIKKRWLDGFTNLDYLFSLISPFIYKSDLKLDVKKETKIIEYRAEDEIIDEYLHLKDIFIEGIKTEDGKLLGNLQKLQHSYAASLNKKIELKELLDRLKNEGVENKKIIIFYKYLVEEELLRNEFSDYTLLSLQKHTFGLNLQDSNIIIFYNISWDYALMEQAESRIYRTGQKEDCRIFYLISTFGLDEMIQDNLRKKENFLCELKQKTIQEFEEKL